The DNA region CAGGATGACGCGATCGCTGGAGGATCCGGGTTCGGTGGTGATCTTCACCGTCTTGAAGAAGTCGAGGTTCTTCAGCCGGCGCTCGGCACGGTCGACCAGCGCACGGTTGTAGGCGTCGCCTTCCGAGATATCGAATTCGCGGCGGATCACGTAGTCGCGCGTGCGGCTGTTGCCGCGGATGTTGATGCGCTCGATATAGGTGCGCGGACCTTCATCGATCGCGAAGGTGATCGACACCGTGTGATTGTCAAAATTGCGATCGCCGCGCGGACGGACCACCGCGAACGCGTAGCCGCGGCGCGACGCCTCGATCTGCATCTCCTCGACCGACTTCTCCAGCGCCTCGGCGTTGTAGAGCGAGCCGATATTGACGCGCGAGAACGAGCGCAGCGCGTTCGGATCGAGCGTTGCGATCGACGACGTATAGTTGACGGCCGCGACGCGGTACTGCTGGCCCTCTTCGATCTTAAAGGTAACCAGGAAGCCCTTCTTGTCGGGATCGTATTCGGTCAGCGCGGCCACGACCTGAACGTCGGCGTAGCCGTTCTTGAGATAGAAGCGGCGCAACAGGTCACGGTCGGCCTCGACCCGGTCGGGGTCGTAGACGTCGTTGCCGCCGAGGAAGCTCAACAGGTTTGATTCGCGGGTCTTGATGACGTCGCGCAGGCGGGACGCCGAGTAGGCATTGTTGCCCAGGAACTCGATCGACCGCACACCGGTCTTCACGCCTTCATTGACCTCAAAGATCAGGTCGACGCGGTTGTTCGGCTGCTCGATGATCTGCGGATTGACCCGCACGTCGTAGCGGCCCGAACGGCGGTAGATTTCGGCGATGCGCAGGGCATCCGACTGCACCATCGGGCGCGAGAAGGTGCCGCGCGGCTTGGACTGGACTTCGGCGGTGAGCTGCTCGTCCTTGACCTTCTTGTTGCCTTCGAAGGCAACGCGGCCAATCACCGGGTTCTCGACCACGACCACAACGAGGCGCCCGCCCCGCTGATCGATATGGACGTCCTGGAACAGGCCGGTCTCGATCAGCGCCTTCAGGCCGTCGTCGATCTGGGCCTGGCCCAGCCGACCGCCCGGTCCGGGATGGAAATAGGAACGGATGGTTTCGAGCTCGACGCGGCGGTTCCCCTCCACCGTGATCGAATCGACCGTCTGCGCAAGCGCAGGCGCAGAGACAGCAACGGCCGCCAAGGTGGCCGCCACCGGCGCGGCGAACATGACCAAGGCGGCGAACAGCCCCCCCCTCACTCGCATTCCAAACATCATGCGCAACGCGCCCTTATCTTTCGCAATGCCGGACCGTTCCCCAACGACCCGACAGATTCCCAACCTGCCGCTCAGCTTGTAGCCAACTTTGCCGAGGGGGCAAACTTACTACAGCCGAACATTTCCATTTTCATACCAAGACGTTGCCCATTGGCAACGCCACAGAAAAGCCCCGTTTCAGGACCCAGCGATTCTGAGGATGTCGTTATATGTCGCAAACACCATCAGCATCAGAACCAAACCCAGACCGATTCGGAAACCCACCTCCTGCGTCCGCTCCGAAAGCGGGCGTCCACGAAGTGCCTCCGCGCTGTAGAACAGGAGGTGTCCACCGTCCAAAAGCGGAATCGGGAACAGATTCAACAGCCCGATCGAGACCGAGAGGATCGCGCAAAGATTGACAACGAACTGGAACCCGGCGCTCGCGGCCTGACCCGACAGCTTCGCGATTCCAATGACCCCGCTCACCTCGGCCGGATTGCCAGTCCCGACGAACAGCGAGCCGAGGAACTTGAACGTGCTCGAAATAATGTACCAAACCTGCTCGACACCGATCTTCATGGCTTCAAAGACGCCGACCGGAGCGCTGGATGCTTCGCCGACCTGAGCCTTGTGCTCGATTCCGAGCACGCCGATTCGGTGGGCATTGCCGAAGGGGTCCTTGACCTCCTTCAGCGCCGGCGCCGCCTTCAGCGAAACGATCGCGCCGTCCCGCTTCACTTTGAAACCAAGCTCTGAACCGGCATTCGAAGCTACGATCCGCTGCATGTCGGCGAAGCTCTGGATCGCACTGCCGTCGATATCGACGACGACATCACCGACCTTGAAGCCCGCGTTCGCAGCGACGCTCTCGGCGACCAGGCCATCGACCCGGGCGATCGTGCTGGGCTTGCCGTAATAGAGCGCCATACCCGCGAAAATCAGGGCTCCGAGGATGAAGTTCGCCACCGGACCGGCCGCGACGATCGCGGTGCGCTTGCCGACCGACTTGTGATGGAAGCTGCCTTCGCGCTCCTCTGCCGTCATGGCGGCGAGCGTCTCCGTCGACGGCGTCGACGCTTCGCTATCGTCGCCGAAGAACTTGACGTAACCGCCGAGCGGAATCGCCGAGATCTTCCAGCGTGTGCCATGCCGGTCGTTGAAGCCGGCAAGCTCCGGCCCGAACCCCAGCGAGAACGTCAGCACCTTCACCCCGGCCCAGCGCGCAACCAGGAAATGGCCGAGCTCGTGAAAGAAAACAACGATGGTCAGGACGAAGAGAAAGGGAACGATATAACCGAGGAGCCCATGGCTCAACGCATTGATACTATGAAGAAAATACTCGGGCATTCGAATTCCCCTCGACAAGAGCCATAGGCTCCGTCCCCAACCCTCTAGGTTGCCTTTAAGGCAATTTGAGGCAATAGGGCGGCAGCTTTATTTCGCGCGATATGGTCAACGGAAATCGCATCATCCGCCGAGTGCAGTGGTGGCTGATTCCCCGACCTGATCCAATCGTTCATCGTGGCCTCGACCAGCCGGGCGATCGCACCGAACTTGATCTTGCCGGCGACAAACGCCGCGACCGCGATCTCGTTCGAGGCGTTGTAGACCGTTGTCGCGCCATTGCCGAGCCGCAGCGCCTCGTAAGCGAGCCGCAGCCCCGGGAAGCGCTGGAAGTCCGGCGCCTCGAAGGTGAGCTGCCCGATCTTGGCGAGATCGAGCTTGGCGGACGGGCCGACGATCCGGTCCGGCCAGCCGAGGCAATGCGCGATCGGGATCCGCATATCGGGCGCGCCGAGCTGGGCCATCACGGAGCGATCGGAGAACTCGACCATGCCGTGGATGATCGACTGCGGGTGCACCAGCACGTCGATCTCGTCGGGCGCCAGGGCGAACAGGTAGGACGCCTCGATCACCTCGAGGCCCTTGTTCATCATCGAGGCGGAATCGATCGTGATCTTCTGCCCCATGCTCCAGTTGGGATGCTTGAGCGCCTGTTCCAGCGTCGCCTGCTCGATGTCGGCGGGAGCCCAGGTGCGGAACGGCCCGCCGGACGCCGTGATGATCACCCGCGTCAGTTCCTCGCGATTGCCGGAAGCCAGCGCCTGGAACAGCGCATTATGCTCGGAATCCGCCGGCAGGATGCAGGCGCCGGCCTTCTTGGCCCGCTCCATGAAGATGTCACCGGCACAGACCAGGCACTCCTTGTTGGCGAGCGCGACGGTTGCGCCGCGATCGACCGCGGCAAGTGCCGGCTTCAATCCGGCAGCTCCGCTGACCGCGGCCATCACCCAATCCGCCGGCCGCGCAGCCGCCTCGATGATGGCGCTCTCCCCGGCCCCGCATTCGATCCGGGTTCCAGCCAGTGCGTTCTTCAATTCGGAAAGCCGCGCCGGATCGGCAATGGCGGCGAACCGCGCGCCGAACTCCTTGGCGAGCTTGGCCAGTCCCTCGACATTGCTGTTCGCGGTCAGCGCCTCGACCCGGTAACGGTCGCGCGCGCCACGCAGCAGATCCATCGTGCTGTCGCCGATCGAGCCGGTGGCACCGAGGACGGTCACGGACCGCGCTGCGGATGCCGCCGCGGCCTTGTTGTTACGCAACGGAACTGCGCTCATCTCATCACCAAACCATAAGACCGCGTCCGACGCCATCGGCGCCACCACGGAGAAAGCCGAAAATCGCCGCCACAATGACGGCCGCGACAAATCCGTCCAGGCGATCCAAAAGGCCGCCATGGCCGGGAATGATGTGGCTCGAATCCTTCACCCCGAACCGCCGCTTCACAGCGGATTCGAAGAGATCGCCAAGTTGCGAGACCACCGACAACACGGCTCCGAGCATCAGCAGCGGCCCGGCCGTGCCGATCTCGAACGCGGCAAAGCAGGCCGCAACCAACAGGCTCGCGACGAAGCCACCGGCCGCGCCCGCCCATGTCTTCTTCGGGCTGACCCGCACCCAAAGCTTCGGCCCGCCGATGCTGCGGCCCGCGAAATAGCCGCCGATGTCGGTGACCCACACGATCAGCAACACGAACATCAGCGCGGCAAAGCCCTTCGCCGTATCGAGACGCAGCAGCACCGATGCGATCTCGGCGGCCGCAGCATAGACCAATCCCGCAATCGCCCAGTTGCGCCGCGCGCCCGAGGTCAGCGCCACGACAACCGCACCGGCGGCGAGGACCGCCAGCGCCGCATCGATGCGGCCGGCCATCAGGCAAAGTCCGGCGAGCAGCAGCGCGATAATGCCGGGCACCATGACGCGGAGTTCGCGTCCGAGCCCGGTAACCATGAGCCATTCCGCGAACAATCCGACCGCAACCAGCGTCACCAGCAGCGACCAGGCGATGCCACCCAGATAGGCCAGCGCGATCGCAACCGGCGCCAGCACCAGCGCCGCAACCACGCGCATCGCGAAGTTGCGCGACCCCTGCTCGCTTGCTGCCGTCGGCGACTGCCCGCTTGCTGCCGCCGGTGCGGCTTCGCGCTCGCTCACGAGCCGGTTTTCGCGGCGAGGCCGCCGAACCGGCGCTCACGCTTGCCGTATTCCGCAATCGCGCCTTCGAGCGCCGCCTTGTCGAAATCCGGCCAGTGAATCGGCACGAACACGAGCTCGCTATAGGCGGCCTGCCACATCAGGAAGTTCGACAGCCGCTGTTCGCCGCTGGTCCGGATGATCAGATCCGGGTCCGGAATGTCGGGCGCATCGAGATATTGGCCGAGCGTATCGGCATCGATGGAGTCGGCGTCGCGCTTGCCCTCGGCGACCTCGCGCGCAAGGCGCCGCGCGGCGGCAGCGATCTCCGCCCGCGAGCCGTAATTGAAGGCGACCACAAGGTTGAGCTTGACGTTATTCCGCGTCAGCTCCTCGGCCTCGTTGAGCAGCGCGCAGATGTCGGGATCGAGCCCGGCGCGCTCGCCGATCACGCGCACCCGCACGCCGTCGCGATGCAGCGTCGCCAGATCGTTGCGGATGAAGCGGCGCAGCAAGCCGAACAGATCGCCGATCTCGCTGGCCGGCCGCGACCAGTTTTCCGAGCTGAACGAAAAGATCGTGAGATAGACGATGCCGAGTTCATGGGCCGCACGCACCACGCGGCGCAACGCCTCGACGCCGCGGCGATGGCCCTCGACGCGCGGCAGGCCGCGCGAAGCGGCCCAGCGCCCGTTGCCGTCCATGATGATCGCCACATGCAACGGACTGCCGGAGCGATCCGGTCCGTCGGTTGCTGGGGCGGCGGCGTTCGACATCTGCTCTTTCCCGTAGCGCCTTCAGACCGTCAGGATTTCCTTTTCCTTGGCGGCAAGCAGCTGATCGACTTCGGCGATCACGCCGTCGGTCGCCTTCTGCACCTCGTTCGACAGGCGCTCCTGATCGTCCTCGGAGATCTCGTGATTCTTCTCGAGCTTCTTGATCACGTCGAGGCCGTCGCGGCGCACGTGGCGTACCGCGACCTTGGCCGCTTCCGCGTATTTGTGCGCGACCTTGACCAGTTCCTTGCGGCGCTCCTCGTTGAGTTCGGGAATCCGCAAGCGCAGCACCTGGCCTTCGGTTGCCGGCGAAAGGCCGAGGTTGGAGTCGACGATCGCCTTCTCCACCGCCTTCACCATCGTCTTGTCCCAGACCTGCACCGAGAGCAGGCGCGGCTCGGGCACGCTGATGGTCGCAACCTGGTTGAGCGGCATATGCGAGCCGTAAGCCTCGACCTGGACCGGCTCCAGCATAGAGGCCGCGGCGCGGCCGGTACGCAGACCGCCGAGCTCGTGCTTGAGCGATTGTGTGGCGCCCTGCATGCGGCGCTTCACGTCGTTGATGTCAAAACCAGCTGCGGCCATGACGCTTCTCCCTTTACTAGAAACCGGCTGTCGACGCCCTCGGGTCCAAAGTCTGGACCCGGAGGCGCGGCAATCAGCCGGCGACGACCGTGCCGTGTCCGGTACCGCGCAGAATCGCACCGATCGAACCGGGCTCCGCGATCGAGAACACGATGATAGGCAGCGACGTCTCGCGGGCAAGTGCGAAAGCGGTCGCGTCCATGACCTTGTAGCCACCCTCGATCGCCTGCGAATGGGTCAGGCGGTCGAAGCGCTTGGCTTTGGGATCCTTCTTCGGATCGGCGCTGTAGACGCCGTCGACATTGGTGGCTTTCAGCACCGCCTCTGCCCCGATCTCGGCCCCGCGCAGCACGGCGGTGGTATCGGTGGTGAAGAACGGGTTGCCGGTTCCGCCACCGAGCAGGACGATGCGTCCCTCGGCGAGATATTTGTGCGTCGCACTACGGGTGAACAGCTCGGAAATCTCCGGCATCACGAATGCCGACAAGGTCCGCGCCGGGGTCCCCTTGCGCTCGATCGCCGCCTCGAGCGCGAGGCAGTTCATCATGGTGGCAAGCATGCCCATGGTGTCGCCGGTCGGCCGGGACACGCCGCGCGAGGACACCTCGACGCCGCGGACGATGTTGCCGCCGCCGATCACGACCGCGACCTCGACACCCAGCTTGCGGGCCGCGATCAGGTCGTCGGCGACGCGGTCGACCGTCGGTTGATCGATACCGAACCCGTGGGAGCCGGCCAGATATTCGCCGGACAGCTTGATCACCACGCGACGATAGATCGGCTCAGCCATGATGCGATCGCTTTCTCATCCCGCGCAGGCAGGCCTCCGGCGCGGACGCCGGACGCCAGGTGTCAGCGGTTACTTCTTGCCGCTGGCGGCCGCGACTTCGGCGGCGAAGTCGCTTTCCTGCTTCTCGATTCCCTCACCGAGAGCATAGTTCACAAAGCCAGCGATTTTGATCGGCCCGCCGACCTTACCCTCAGCTTCCTTCACCGCCTGGGCAACGGACTTGCCGCTGTCGTGGATAAAGGCCTGATCGAGCAGGCAGACTTCCTTGTAGTAGGTCTTCAGACCGGAATCGACGATCTTCTCGATGACGTTCTCAGGCTTGCCCTGCTGGCGGTACTTGTCGGCCAGTACGTCCTTCTCGCGCTTGACGGTCTCCGGGTCGAGCCCGGCCGGATCGAGCGCCAGCGGCTTTGCCGCCGCGACGTGCATCGCGAGCTGGCGGCCGAGCACCGCGAGCTCGTCAGTCTTGCCGGTGGACTCCAGTGCCACGATCACGCCGATCTTGCCGGCGCCTTCGACGACGGCGTTGTGGACGTAGCTTGACACCACGCCCTTGCTCACCTCGAGCGAAGCGGCGCGGCGCAACGTCATGTTCTCGCCGATGGTCGCGATGGCGTCGGAGATCGCGGTCTCGACGGTGACGTCGCCGACCTTGGCCGCCTTGATCGTCTCGACATTGGCACCGTTATGCAGCGCGACCTGGGCGATCATCTTGACCAGACCCTGGAATTGCTCGTTGCGCGCAACGAAGTCGGTCTCCGAATTGACCTCGACCAGCACGCCCTTGGTGCCGGAGGTCAGCGCGCCGATCAGGCCCTCGGCGGCCACACGGCCGGCCTTCTTGGCGGCCTTGGACAGACCCTTCTTGCGCAGCCAATCCTGCGCGGCCTGCATGTCGCCGTTGTTCTCGGTCAGCGCCGCCTTGCAATCCATCATGCCCGCGCCGGTCGATTCGCGGAGATCCTTGACCATCGCTGCTGTGATCGTTGCCATCGTTCAATGTCCTTCTTGCCTGTACAGAAACCGCGGCGCCCGATGGCGCCGCTGTCAGCGACAGGGAAATCGTTGTTCGTGGAATAGAAGCGGCGGCCGGGCGAGACCCGGCCACGCCGCGTAACCTTTATTCCGCTTCGGCGAGCGTCTTGGCCTGGGCAACCCAGGCGTCGGCACGGCTCGGCAGACCGACTTCTTCGCCGATCTTGTGCGCGGTGTCATGGTCGAGCTCGGCGAGCTGCCAGTAGTGGAAGATGCCGAGGTCGTTGAGCTTCTTCTCGATCGTACCGGACACGCCGGTGAGCTTCTTGAGATTGTCGGCGGTGCCGCGCGGACCAGCGAGGCCCTGGAAGCCGGACGGCGCAGCCGCCGGGAGCTCTTCCTGCACGGGCGCAGCCGACGCACCGATATCGATTCCGGAATCGCCCTGCGCACGCGAGATGCCGTCGATGGCGGCGCGCGCCACGAGATCGCAATACAGCGAGATCGCGCGGCCGGCGTCGTCATTGCCCGGCACCACATAGGTGATGCCCTTGGGGTCCGAATTGGTGTCGACGATCGCAGCGACCGGGATGTTGAGCCGCTGGGCTTCCTGGATCGCGATGTCTTCCTTGTTGGTGTCGATCACGAAGATCATGTCGGGAAGACCGCCCATGTCCTTGATGCCGCCAAGCGAACGGTCGAGCTTGTCGCGCTCGCGCTGCAGCGTCAGCCGCTCCTTCTTGGTGTAGGAGCTGGCTTCGCCCGACGAGAGCACGTCGTCGAGATGGCGCAGCCGCTTGATCGAGGCCGAGATCGTCTTCCAGTTGGTCAGCGTACCGCCGAGCCAGCGCGAGTTGACGAAATACTGGGCCGAACGCTTGGCCGCATCGGCAACGCCGTCCTGGGCCGAGCGCTTGGTGCCGACGAACAGGATGCGGCCGCCCTTGGCGACGGTATCGCTGACCGCCTGCAAGGCACGGTGCAGCATCGGCACGGTCTGCGCGAGGTCGATGATGTGGATGTTGTTGCGGGCGCCGAAGATGTAATCCTGCATCTTCGGGTTCCAGCGGTGGGACTGGTGGCCAAAGTGAACGCCAGCTTCCAAGAGCTGACGCATGTTGAATTCGGGCAGCGACATAGATCTAATTCTCCGGTTGGTTCCTCCGGAAACGTGTGAGCAAACGAGCCTGAATGGCCCGGTTGCCACCGGACGGCCTTTGAGAGCCATGTTTCCGTGTGAGATGGCGCGGTATATAGCGCGATTTGCGCCAGAAGCAAGGAAATACGGCCGGTACAGCGGCCGGACGGGCCCTTTGAGCCCCGAAACTGATCCGTTTTGCGCCAAATGGCCCGGTATGGCCGGCCAAGGCCCCCGCCAAGATCCCGCCGGGCGATCCCTATTGCGCCAATTGTAGCTCCGCCAGCGTCGAGCGCGCGGTCGCCTCGTCCAGCGCTACGAAATCGGCCGGCCCCGGATTGGCGGCGTTCGCGGTCGCAGCCGACGCGACGAAGCCACCAACCAAACCGCCCACCATCGACACGCCGGTGACGGAGTCGTGGCGCTCGCTCGATCTCAACAGAAAGAAATAGGTGCGGCCCGGCTCGGTTGCGAAGTTTAAGGTGGTGTCGCCGGGAAACATCACTTCGCTCGCGACCAGTTGATGACGGCCGGCGGGGCGATCGGCGAACGCGTAGGTCCCGAATGCGACCTTGCCGATCGGCTCGCCATCAAGCTTCAGGTCGCAGGCGCAAAACGCCATGCTCAGACCCTTGCGTTTTTGCTGGAGCACGACGACGCGGGAATGTCCCGGCTTCGGTGGCCCGAACTTCTGCGAGATCGCCGCATAGTCGGTGCCGACACCATCGCTCACGCAGCCCGACACCATCAACACACCGGCCAGCAAGGCCGCGTAACGTCCAAACATCCGGCCCCCGAAATTCCAAGCGGGCGGGACCATAGAAAGAAGCACGGTGTGGTTGCAATAGTGCTTAAGCCGAAGCCATTAGATTTCCGCAGCGTCGGCGGGATCGTCGTCTACAGCGTCTGCACGTCGACCACGCCCGCGACCGCCTTGATCGCGCCGGCGATCTGCGGCGAGACCTTGTAGCGGCCGGGCAGCTTCATCTCGACCTCGGTTTCGAGGTCCAGCATCATCACCAGCGAGACGTCGCCATCGGCGCCAGCCGCGGGTGGCGGCGCGGAGGCCGGCTTCACCGCTGGTGCCTTTGCGGAAGCGCCCGGGGCGGCCGCGGCGTCCGGCATGTTGAGCCGGCGTGCGATCGAATCCAGCGGCTTGGTGTCGCGCACGAAGATCCGCAGACCC from Bradyrhizobium sp. B124 includes:
- the dxr gene encoding 1-deoxy-D-xylulose-5-phosphate reductoisomerase translates to MSAVPLRNNKAAAASAARSVTVLGATGSIGDSTMDLLRGARDRYRVEALTANSNVEGLAKLAKEFGARFAAIADPARLSELKNALAGTRIECGAGESAIIEAAARPADWVMAAVSGAAGLKPALAAVDRGATVALANKECLVCAGDIFMERAKKAGACILPADSEHNALFQALASGNREELTRVIITASGGPFRTWAPADIEQATLEQALKHPNWSMGQKITIDSASMMNKGLEVIEASYLFALAPDEIDVLVHPQSIIHGMVEFSDRSVMAQLGAPDMRIPIAHCLGWPDRIVGPSAKLDLAKIGQLTFEAPDFQRFPGLRLAYEALRLGNGATTVYNASNEIAVAAFVAGKIKFGAIARLVEATMNDWIRSGNQPPLHSADDAISVDHIARNKAAALLPQIALKAT
- a CDS encoding 30S ribosomal protein S2; this translates as MSLPEFNMRQLLEAGVHFGHQSHRWNPKMQDYIFGARNNIHIIDLAQTVPMLHRALQAVSDTVAKGGRILFVGTKRSAQDGVADAAKRSAQYFVNSRWLGGTLTNWKTISASIKRLRHLDDVLSSGEASSYTKKERLTLQRERDKLDRSLGGIKDMGGLPDMIFVIDTNKEDIAIQEAQRLNIPVAAIVDTNSDPKGITYVVPGNDDAGRAISLYCDLVARAAIDGISRAQGDSGIDIGASAAPVQEELPAAAPSGFQGLAGPRGTADNLKKLTGVSGTIEKKLNDLGIFHYWQLAELDHDTAHKIGEEVGLPSRADAWVAQAKTLAEAE
- the pyrH gene encoding UMP kinase — its product is MAEPIYRRVVIKLSGEYLAGSHGFGIDQPTVDRVADDLIAARKLGVEVAVVIGGGNIVRGVEVSSRGVSRPTGDTMGMLATMMNCLALEAAIERKGTPARTLSAFVMPEISELFTRSATHKYLAEGRIVLLGGGTGNPFFTTDTTAVLRGAEIGAEAVLKATNVDGVYSADPKKDPKAKRFDRLTHSQAIEGGYKVMDATAFALARETSLPIIVFSIAEPGSIGAILRGTGHGTVVAG
- the rseP gene encoding RIP metalloprotease RseP; the encoded protein is MPEYFLHSINALSHGLLGYIVPFLFVLTIVVFFHELGHFLVARWAGVKVLTFSLGFGPELAGFNDRHGTRWKISAIPLGGYVKFFGDDSEASTPSTETLAAMTAEEREGSFHHKSVGKRTAIVAAGPVANFILGALIFAGMALYYGKPSTIARVDGLVAESVAANAGFKVGDVVVDIDGSAIQSFADMQRIVASNAGSELGFKVKRDGAIVSLKAAPALKEVKDPFGNAHRIGVLGIEHKAQVGEASSAPVGVFEAMKIGVEQVWYIISSTFKFLGSLFVGTGNPAEVSGVIGIAKLSGQAASAGFQFVVNLCAILSVSIGLLNLFPIPLLDGGHLLFYSAEALRGRPLSERTQEVGFRIGLGLVLMLMVFATYNDILRIAGS
- a CDS encoding DUF2846 domain-containing protein — its product is MLAGVLMVSGCVSDGVGTDYAAISQKFGPPKPGHSRVVVLQQKRKGLSMAFCACDLKLDGEPIGKVAFGTYAFADRPAGRHQLVASEVMFPGDTTLNFATEPGRTYFFLLRSSERHDSVTGVSMVGGLVGGFVASAATANAANPGPADFVALDEATARSTLAELQLAQ
- the bamA gene encoding outer membrane protein assembly factor BamA: MMFGMRVRGGLFAALVMFAAPVAATLAAVAVSAPALAQTVDSITVEGNRRVELETIRSYFHPGPGGRLGQAQIDDGLKALIETGLFQDVHIDQRGGRLVVVVVENPVIGRVAFEGNKKVKDEQLTAEVQSKPRGTFSRPMVQSDALRIAEIYRRSGRYDVRVNPQIIEQPNNRVDLIFEVNEGVKTGVRSIEFLGNNAYSASRLRDVIKTRESNLLSFLGGNDVYDPDRVEADRDLLRRFYLKNGYADVQVVAALTEYDPDKKGFLVTFKIEEGQQYRVAAVNYTSSIATLDPNALRSFSRVNIGSLYNAEALEKSVEEMQIEASRRGYAFAVVRPRGDRNFDNHTVSITFAIDEGPRTYIERINIRGNSRTRDYVIRREFDISEGDAYNRALVDRAERRLKNLDFFKTVKITTEPGSSSDRVILIVDLEEKSTGDFSVSGGYSTTDGALAEVSVSERNLLGRGLFAKASVTYGQYARGYSLSFVEPYLLDYRVALGLDFYQRQQLSNSYIAYGTKTLGFSPRLGFSLREDLSLQLRYSIYQQEITLPSTLNNCNNNPFLSDGVTPNPAFNPSPAYANLNGISLVSTNGLGCYSDGEASLPVRKELAGGKTLTSALGYTLNYNTLDNNKNPTDGLIIDFKQDFAGVGGDVSYIKSAIDAKYYTPLVSDIVGVIHAQGGILNKLGSDELRMLDHFQMGPNLVRGFAPNGIGPRDINPYGTMDAVGGTKYWGVSAELQMPFWFLPKEVGLKGAVYADAGGLYDYKGPTSWAATGEVNTANCVRPTNNPPSPGTCLGLSFDDSKVVRTSVGVGLIWQSPFGPLRFDYAVPLTKGAYDRVQEFRFGGGTTF
- the frr gene encoding ribosome recycling factor, with protein sequence MAAAGFDINDVKRRMQGATQSLKHELGGLRTGRAAASMLEPVQVEAYGSHMPLNQVATISVPEPRLLSVQVWDKTMVKAVEKAIVDSNLGLSPATEGQVLRLRIPELNEERRKELVKVAHKYAEAAKVAVRHVRRDGLDVIKKLEKNHEISEDDQERLSNEVQKATDGVIAEVDQLLAAKEKEILTV
- a CDS encoding phosphatidate cytidylyltransferase, translating into MRVVAALVLAPVAIALAYLGGIAWSLLVTLVAVGLFAEWLMVTGLGRELRVMVPGIIALLLAGLCLMAGRIDAALAVLAAGAVVVALTSGARRNWAIAGLVYAAAAEIASVLLRLDTAKGFAALMFVLLIVWVTDIGGYFAGRSIGGPKLWVRVSPKKTWAGAAGGFVASLLVAACFAAFEIGTAGPLLMLGAVLSVVSQLGDLFESAVKRRFGVKDSSHIIPGHGGLLDRLDGFVAAVIVAAIFGFLRGGADGVGRGLMVW
- a CDS encoding isoprenyl transferase, with product MSNAAAPATDGPDRSGSPLHVAIIMDGNGRWAASRGLPRVEGHRRGVEALRRVVRAAHELGIVYLTIFSFSSENWSRPASEIGDLFGLLRRFIRNDLATLHRDGVRVRVIGERAGLDPDICALLNEAEELTRNNVKLNLVVAFNYGSRAEIAAAARRLAREVAEGKRDADSIDADTLGQYLDAPDIPDPDLIIRTSGEQRLSNFLMWQAAYSELVFVPIHWPDFDKAALEGAIAEYGKRERRFGGLAAKTGS
- the tsf gene encoding translation elongation factor Ts, whose protein sequence is MATITAAMVKDLRESTGAGMMDCKAALTENNGDMQAAQDWLRKKGLSKAAKKAGRVAAEGLIGALTSGTKGVLVEVNSETDFVARNEQFQGLVKMIAQVALHNGANVETIKAAKVGDVTVETAISDAIATIGENMTLRRAASLEVSKGVVSSYVHNAVVEGAGKIGVIVALESTGKTDELAVLGRQLAMHVAAAKPLALDPAGLDPETVKREKDVLADKYRQQGKPENVIEKIVDSGLKTYYKEVCLLDQAFIHDSGKSVAQAVKEAEGKVGGPIKIAGFVNYALGEGIEKQESDFAAEVAAASGKK